The DNA segment CGGCGGCCTCGTCGGAAGCCTCGTCCGCCGGTGTCTCCTCGGACTCCGCAGTCTCGGACTCCGCGGCCTCGGATTCCGCAGCCGCCGCCGGCGCCTCCTTGGAAACCGGGGCGTCAGCTGTCTCCTCCGCCGGCACCAGCTCCGCGGCCTTCTTGGCCACGGTCAGCAGCACCGTGTCCTGCGGCTGCTGGTCCTCGAAGTTCTCCGGGTGGTGGCAGGCCACCCGCTGGCCGGGCCTCAGCTCCAGCAGCGGCGGCTCCGTCGTCCGGCAGATCTCCGTCGCCTTCCAGCACCGCGTGTGGAAGCGGCAGCCGCTCGGCGGGGAGATCGGCGAGGGCACGTCGCCGCGCAGCAGGATGCGCTCGCTCTTGGCGCCCCGGCGCTTGGGGTCCGGCACCGGCACGGCGGACATCAGGGCCTTGGTGTACGGGTGCATCGGCGCCTCGTACAACGAGGTGCGGTCGGCGAGCTCGACGATCTTGCCGAGGTACATCACCGCGATCCGGTCCGAGACGTGCCGTACGACGGACAGGTCGTGGGCGATGATCACGTACGTGAGGCCGAGCTCCTGCTGGAGGTCGTCCATCAGGTTCACGACCTGGGCCTGGATCGACACGTCCAGCGCGGACACCGGCTCGTCCGCCACGACGAGCTTCGGCTTCAGGGCGAGCGCCCGGGCGATGCCGATGCGCTGGCGCTGACCGCCGGAGAACTCGTGCGGGTAGCGGTTGTAGTGCTCGGGGCTCAGACCCACCAGCTCCAGGAGCCGCTGGACCTCCTTCTTCACCCCGCCCTCGGGCTCGACGCCCTGGAGCCGGAACGGCGCCGAGACGATGCCGCCGATGGTGTGCCGGGGGTTCAGGGAGCCGTACGGGTCCTGGAAGATCATCTGGATGTCCCGCCGCAGCGGACGCATACCGGCCGTGCTCAGCCGCGTGATGTCCTGGCCCTCGAAGTGGATCGAGCCGCCCGTGGGGTCCTGGAGGCGGGTGATGACCCGGCCCATGGTCGACTTGCCGCAGCCGGACTCGCCGACCACGCCGAGGGTCTCGCCCTTGCGCACCTCGAAGTCGATGCCGTCGACCGCCTTGACCGCGCCGACCTGACGCTGGAGGACGCCCTTGCGGATCGGGAAGTGCTTCTGCAGGCCCTCGACCTTGAGCAGCACCTCACGCTCCGCAACGGGAGCCGACGCCTGCGCCGGGACGGCCGCGTCCGATTTCTTCGTCTCACTCACAGCTTCGGCGCAATCTCTTCGGTCCAGATCCGCGTACGGTCCTCCGCCGAGAGGTGGCAGGCGGAGAAGTGTCCACTGCCGACCGGCTGGAGCTCCGGGCGCACGGTACGGGTGACATCGCCCTTGGGGATGTCCGCGTACGGGCAGCGGGGATGGAAGGCGCAGCCCGAGGGGACGTTGATGAGGCTCGGCGGCTGGCCCTTGACGGGGATGAGCCGTTCCGAGGTCTCGCGGTCGATGCGCGGCATCGAGCCGAGCAGGCCCCAGGTGTACGGGTGTTGCGGCCGCTCGAAGACGTCGTCCACGCTGCCGCGCTCCACGCACCGGCCGCCGTACATCACCAGGACGTCGTCGGCGATCTCGGCGACCACGCCGAGGTCGTGGGTGATCAGGACGACCGCGGAGCCGAACTCCTTCTGCAGGTCCCGGATGAGGTCGAGGATCTGCGCCTGGACGGTCACGTCGAGGGCGGTCGTCGGCTCGTCCGCGATGAGCAGTTCGGGGTTGTTGACCAGCGCCATGGCGATCATCGCGCGCTGGCGCATACCGCCGGAGAACTCGTGCGGGTAGCTGTCGATACGCTTGCCGGGCTCGGGGATGCCGACCCGGTCGAGCATCTCGACGGCCCGCTTGCGCGCGGCCTTCTTACTGACGTCGTGGTGGACCCGGTACGCCTCCACGATCTGGTTGCCGATCGTGTAGTACGGGTGCATCGCGGACAGCGGATCCTGGAAGATCATCGCCATCTCGCGGCCGCGCAGTCGGCGCACCTCGTCCGGCTCGGCGGAGATCAGCTCCTTGCCGCCGAGCCAGATCTCGCCGGACATCCGGACGTTCT comes from the Streptomyces sp. NBC_00443 genome and includes:
- a CDS encoding ABC transporter ATP-binding protein — protein: MSETKKSDAAVPAQASAPVAEREVLLKVEGLQKHFPIRKGVLQRQVGAVKAVDGIDFEVRKGETLGVVGESGCGKSTMGRVITRLQDPTGGSIHFEGQDITRLSTAGMRPLRRDIQMIFQDPYGSLNPRHTIGGIVSAPFRLQGVEPEGGVKKEVQRLLELVGLSPEHYNRYPHEFSGGQRQRIGIARALALKPKLVVADEPVSALDVSIQAQVVNLMDDLQQELGLTYVIIAHDLSVVRHVSDRIAVMYLGKIVELADRTSLYEAPMHPYTKALMSAVPVPDPKRRGAKSERILLRGDVPSPISPPSGCRFHTRCWKATEICRTTEPPLLELRPGQRVACHHPENFEDQQPQDTVLLTVAKKAAELVPAEETADAPVSKEAPAAAAESEAAESETAESEETPADEASDEAAEAEASAESAAETSDEKK
- a CDS encoding ABC transporter ATP-binding protein, giving the protein MTELSKTGAAVGEPTSSPSNGSDAFLAVRDLKVHFPTDDGLVKSVDGLTFQVEKGKTLCIVGESGSGKSVTSLAIMGLHRLGARGKNVRMSGEIWLGGKELISAEPDEVRRLRGREMAMIFQDPLSAMHPYYTIGNQIVEAYRVHHDVSKKAARKRAVEMLDRVGIPEPGKRIDSYPHEFSGGMRQRAMIAMALVNNPELLIADEPTTALDVTVQAQILDLIRDLQKEFGSAVVLITHDLGVVAEIADDVLVMYGGRCVERGSVDDVFERPQHPYTWGLLGSMPRIDRETSERLIPVKGQPPSLINVPSGCAFHPRCPYADIPKGDVTRTVRPELQPVGSGHFSACHLSAEDRTRIWTEEIAPKL